A genome region from Natronobeatus ordinarius includes the following:
- a CDS encoding FkbM family methyltransferase: MRQRSDTVSRRHPFAGGRPSVDLTSIGRRFPRPLVKAAGSAYVAASSALGRNRFVYEYDGREFRYEYADFYSFAYLYNCIVDGRMRHEGLSLDLLDLEPSFDAIVDVGAHFGVYTVALGVLNPETPVYAFEPSEQNAAVLRANMEANGIDGTVVERAVSDGDGEIEFFEHPSAHNAHTTARPADAREFSTTRTESIALSQLFAAEAIDDAFLKIDAEGEEGKIVEDLLSNASNGRLSGILEVHPERMHTPVDDLFDALDANGFEYAMVKAKAKTPGYYFSNFEPVEDVLEANGCERRVIEQRP, from the coding sequence ATGCGTCAGCGCTCCGACACCGTCTCGAGACGACACCCATTCGCCGGCGGTCGACCGTCCGTGGACCTCACCAGCATCGGGAGGCGATTCCCACGTCCGCTCGTGAAAGCCGCCGGTTCGGCGTACGTCGCCGCCTCGAGTGCGCTGGGTCGCAACCGGTTCGTCTACGAGTACGACGGCCGGGAGTTTCGGTACGAGTACGCCGACTTCTACTCGTTCGCCTACCTGTACAACTGCATCGTCGACGGCCGGATGCGCCACGAGGGACTCTCGCTCGACCTGCTCGACCTCGAGCCGTCGTTCGACGCGATCGTCGACGTGGGCGCACACTTCGGGGTGTACACCGTCGCACTCGGGGTGTTAAACCCCGAGACGCCGGTGTACGCGTTCGAGCCGAGCGAGCAGAACGCGGCGGTGCTGCGGGCCAATATGGAAGCGAACGGGATCGACGGGACCGTCGTCGAACGCGCCGTGAGCGACGGTGACGGCGAGATCGAGTTCTTCGAGCATCCGAGCGCACACAACGCCCACACGACGGCTCGTCCAGCCGACGCCCGCGAGTTTTCGACCACGCGGACGGAGTCGATCGCCCTCTCACAGCTGTTCGCTGCAGAAGCGATCGACGACGCCTTTCTCAAGATCGACGCGGAAGGCGAGGAGGGCAAGATCGTCGAGGACCTGCTTTCGAACGCGTCGAACGGCCGGCTCAGCGGAATCCTGGAAGTCCACCCGGAGCGAATGCACACGCCCGTCGACGACCTGTTCGACGCGCTCGACGCGAACGGATTCGAGTACGCGATGGTCAAGGCGAAAGCGAAGACCCCCGGCTACTACTTCTCGAACTTCGAACCCGTCGAGGACGTCCTCGAGGCGAACGGGTGTGAGCGGAGGGTGATCGAACAGCGCCCGTAA
- a CDS encoding YncE family protein, which produces MNSESTRRKFLVGSVAVGAVTLAGCTGGEENGDGPEDTEPTTDDESEEGGEPDHEAAYEVWALDQGTDVAYIYQPRGDGFEEVDAFDIGEDVGEFGLVPHMLHFSPDGAYVAIACTAGARTLVYDADERELVADLDTGASTHFAGFTPDGESILVDVIGEGAIVRVDADLEAGEFEIADEIDVLGADVVQERLEEFEPYENGDGEEILSPICHWHASGRSFHSLGPSVDNGGIVAVDYEAFELVDAVSLEQTRTNCGTLTSPDEEKLFVTAGAPSNHEATGGVGEWYVYDTETLEPYDPETEALLEGEYTYEDVARPTDGYDAHGFWFTEDGEELWVLNRETDDGLVIDPETHEVIDEIDDYGPSPDIMWGSPDDEYMFATLRGPNPLSGDAHAATGETPGFSVLSVEDREVVEVIEPDEGNENSDFHGIGVRER; this is translated from the coding sequence ATGAACAGCGAATCAACTCGGAGAAAGTTTCTGGTCGGGAGTGTCGCGGTCGGCGCCGTCACCCTGGCCGGCTGCACCGGCGGGGAGGAAAACGGCGACGGGCCGGAGGACACCGAGCCAACGACCGACGACGAATCTGAGGAAGGGGGAGAGCCGGACCACGAGGCCGCCTACGAGGTCTGGGCGCTCGATCAGGGGACGGACGTGGCGTACATCTACCAGCCCCGCGGCGACGGGTTCGAGGAAGTCGACGCGTTCGACATCGGCGAAGACGTCGGCGAGTTCGGGCTCGTGCCGCACATGCTCCACTTCTCGCCGGACGGTGCGTACGTCGCGATCGCTTGCACGGCCGGCGCGCGAACGCTCGTCTACGACGCCGACGAGCGCGAGCTGGTCGCGGACCTCGACACCGGTGCGAGCACGCACTTCGCCGGCTTCACGCCGGACGGCGAGTCCATCCTGGTGGACGTCATCGGCGAGGGGGCCATCGTGCGGGTTGACGCCGACCTCGAGGCCGGCGAGTTCGAGATCGCCGACGAGATCGACGTCCTCGGCGCCGACGTCGTCCAGGAGCGCCTCGAGGAGTTCGAACCGTACGAGAACGGCGACGGCGAGGAGATTCTCTCGCCAATTTGCCACTGGCACGCGAGCGGTCGGTCGTTCCACTCGCTCGGGCCATCCGTCGACAACGGCGGTATTGTCGCCGTCGACTACGAGGCGTTCGAACTCGTCGACGCGGTCAGCCTCGAGCAGACCCGGACGAACTGTGGCACCCTGACCTCACCCGACGAGGAGAAGCTGTTCGTCACGGCCGGCGCACCCTCGAACCACGAGGCGACCGGCGGCGTCGGCGAGTGGTATGTCTACGACACCGAGACGCTCGAGCCGTACGACCCCGAGACCGAAGCACTTCTCGAGGGCGAGTACACGTACGAGGACGTCGCCCGCCCGACCGACGGCTACGACGCCCATGGCTTCTGGTTCACCGAGGACGGCGAGGAGCTGTGGGTCCTGAATCGCGAGACCGACGACGGCCTCGTCATCGACCCCGAGACGCACGAGGTGATCGACGAGATCGACGACTACGGCCCGTCGCCGGACATCATGTGGGGCTCCCCGGACGACGAGTACATGTTCGCCACCTTGCGCGGACCGAATCCGCTCTCGGGGGACGCCCACGCGGCCACCGGCGAGACGCCCGGCTTCTCGGTGCTGAGCGTCGAGGATCGCGAGGTCGTCGAGGTAATCGAACCCGACGAGGGCAACGAGAACAGCGACTTCCACGGGATCGGCGTTCGCGAACGGTAA
- the nikR gene encoding nickel-responsive transcriptional regulator NikR, translated as MAVVSVSMPDELLERLDQFAEEHGYTGRSEVVREASRNLLGEFEDTRLEERDLMGIVTVLFDYETTTVEQRMMHLRHEHEELVASNFHSHVGDHYCMELFVLEGALEDISTFVGKVRATKDVLTVDYSVTPVDEFDPISQDG; from the coding sequence ATGGCAGTTGTCAGCGTCTCGATGCCCGACGAACTCCTCGAACGACTCGACCAGTTCGCCGAGGAACACGGTTACACCGGGCGAAGCGAGGTCGTTCGCGAAGCCTCGCGAAACCTGCTCGGCGAGTTCGAGGACACCCGCCTCGAGGAGCGCGACCTCATGGGAATCGTCACCGTGCTGTTCGACTACGAGACTACCACCGTCGAACAGCGGATGATGCACCTGCGCCACGAACACGAGGAGCTCGTCGCCTCGAACTTCCACAGCCACGTCGGCGACCACTACTGCATGGAGCTGTTCGTCCTCGAGGGAGCCCTCGAGGACATCTCGACGTTCGTCGGCAAGGTCCGGGCGACCAAAGACGTGTTGACGGTCGACTACTCGGTGACGCCCGTCGACGAGTTCGATCCGATCTCCCAGGACGGCTGA
- a CDS encoding glycosyltransferase family 4 protein, which translates to MRIGFFNPSAGTRHAGGIAVYIQQLAVELSRSNDVYLYTRGGDLSELLVQSDVTVVETPSFNERLLSAVHHWTPFSSEDWATAAMAVWGLRNGLFEHVDEHVDLLLTFTWIDDLVASNLVDVPTVYGFHSLTGAGVFGRVRHHLSDAEWTIANADDTARRVHEVFGYEVDEVIYPGVDPEQFRPDVEPAFSSDVPVVLYVGRLFEQKGIYDLLEAFARLDEPAALHVVGYGETARVRRRCRELGIADAVTLHGERPHLELPGYYVAADVFCLPSHAESFGMVNVEAMACATPVVTSDLEGIRAYLTDEAHGLLVQPGDTVELAHALETLVGSPDRRRTFGEQAREAARQFTWEHQARRLEAFCADVLDVSPDDREQERSASELDDVPDARQPAETVR; encoded by the coding sequence ATGAGGATCGGCTTTTTCAATCCGTCGGCCGGGACGCGTCACGCCGGGGGCATCGCTGTCTACATCCAGCAGCTGGCGGTCGAACTCTCGCGGTCGAACGACGTCTACCTCTACACGCGAGGTGGCGACCTCTCGGAGCTGCTGGTCCAGTCTGACGTGACGGTGGTCGAGACGCCCTCGTTCAACGAGCGCCTCCTCAGTGCGGTCCACCACTGGACGCCGTTCTCGAGTGAGGACTGGGCGACCGCGGCGATGGCAGTCTGGGGGCTGCGAAACGGCCTCTTCGAGCACGTCGACGAGCACGTCGACCTCTTGTTGACGTTCACGTGGATCGACGACCTGGTCGCGTCGAATCTCGTCGACGTGCCGACGGTCTACGGCTTTCACAGCCTCACCGGCGCCGGCGTGTTCGGGCGGGTGCGTCACCACCTCTCGGACGCCGAGTGGACCATCGCGAACGCCGACGACACGGCTCGCCGCGTCCACGAGGTGTTCGGCTACGAGGTCGACGAGGTGATCTATCCGGGCGTCGATCCCGAACAGTTCCGGCCGGACGTCGAGCCCGCGTTTTCGAGCGACGTCCCCGTCGTCCTCTACGTCGGCCGCCTGTTCGAACAGAAGGGGATCTACGACCTGCTCGAGGCGTTCGCCCGTCTCGACGAACCGGCCGCGTTACACGTCGTCGGCTACGGAGAGACTGCTCGCGTCCGACGGCGATGTCGCGAACTCGGGATTGCCGACGCGGTCACGCTCCACGGGGAGCGCCCGCACCTCGAGTTGCCGGGTTACTACGTCGCTGCCGACGTCTTCTGTCTGCCGTCACACGCCGAGAGCTTCGGGATGGTGAACGTCGAGGCGATGGCGTGTGCCACGCCCGTCGTGACGAGCGACCTCGAGGGAATCCGTGCATACCTGACGGACGAAGCGCACGGACTCCTGGTGCAGCCCGGCGATACGGTCGAACTCGCCCACGCCCTCGAGACGCTCGTCGGTTCGCCCGACCGCAGGCGGACGTTCGGCGAGCAGGCACGGGAGGCCGCCCGGCAGTTCACCTGGGAGCACCAGGCACGGCGACTCGAGGCGTTCTGTGCGGACGTCCTCGACGTTTCGCCCGACGATCGGGAGCAGGAACGGTCGGCATCCGAACTCGACGACGTGCCGGACGCACGTCAGCCAGCCGAAACGGTTCGGTAG
- a CDS encoding cbb3-type cytochrome c oxidase subunit I, protein MAEMPSRRSIKYWLVTTNHKDVGVLYFVTALAVLVVGGVLALLFRLQLWTSGPGLLDHWQYTEYVTAHGLLMVFLFISPLGLAFGNYIVPLQIGANDLAFPRLNALSYWMYLGAVVLFGVSFFQGGSFAGGWTMYAPLNVPTYHGAMEMTTGANSVVFALMLFVGSVTIGTVNFLTTIHRYRAEGMGLWSMPLFTWSILLTVWMMLFAFAALLAALLMLGADRVLLTQYFATDQGSSLLWAHLFWFFGHPEVYIVFFPSLGIMFETFQTFSGRRIVGRKWVIVSMILVAVQSFLVWMHHMFLTTINLEIKTLMMATTIGISLPFDLMVFALIYTMVKGRVQFTTPFLYALGALVLFIIGGITGVFLGAIVLDYEFRGTYWVVAHFHYVMVSGVTALVAGLFYWWPKISGKMYSETLGKLSFAAHFVGFNLLYFPMFLAWETPRRVFHFAEGLTLYHQLATVGAFVFGLSFLLVFVTLAHSLLYGPDAPDNPWEFSRTAEWAVPSPPPLESFEKRPTYASGRLEFVDDTPTATDGGSGGASEADGGTSEATIPGPAHGAFGDDVHMDHASIWPVCIAAGFFVFFLGLGGLTPLFESFQDPEVPMSAVGVLYPSLTVLGLAVLAVALFKFGVEEFHAPEMAIAERWPFEDIESSKLGVWIFLASDVVVFGAVIGAYIFMRLHVGWGEWDPVPPAAWPGLLNTYVLLTSSFTVVMALVMAERRNKRGLLLSLGATLTLGLIFLGVKAWEYSEKFAEGEYWFTGLQYSLYYVTTGLHALHVILGMCIGLFLLYRVVSIDAYLEDHRPVEFFGLYWHFVDIVWVILFPLFYLM, encoded by the coding sequence ATGGCGGAAATGCCCTCACGGCGGTCGATCAAGTACTGGCTGGTCACGACGAACCACAAGGACGTCGGGGTGTTGTACTTCGTGACGGCGCTGGCCGTGCTCGTCGTCGGTGGCGTCCTCGCGCTCCTGTTTCGCCTCCAGCTGTGGACATCCGGGCCGGGACTCCTCGACCACTGGCAGTACACCGAGTACGTGACCGCCCACGGCCTGCTCATGGTCTTTCTGTTCATCTCCCCGCTCGGACTGGCGTTTGGCAACTATATCGTCCCGCTGCAGATCGGGGCGAACGACCTCGCCTTTCCGCGGCTGAACGCACTGAGTTACTGGATGTACCTCGGCGCAGTCGTGCTGTTCGGCGTCTCCTTCTTCCAGGGCGGCTCGTTCGCCGGCGGCTGGACGATGTACGCGCCGTTGAACGTCCCCACCTATCACGGCGCGATGGAGATGACGACGGGCGCGAACAGCGTCGTCTTCGCACTGATGCTCTTCGTCGGGTCGGTGACGATCGGGACGGTGAACTTCCTGACGACGATCCACCGCTACCGCGCGGAGGGGATGGGCCTGTGGAGCATGCCGCTGTTCACGTGGTCGATCCTGCTCACCGTCTGGATGATGCTGTTCGCGTTCGCGGCGCTGCTCGCCGCGTTGCTCATGCTGGGTGCCGACCGGGTGCTCCTGACGCAGTACTTCGCGACCGACCAGGGCTCGAGTCTGCTGTGGGCGCACCTGTTCTGGTTTTTCGGCCATCCCGAGGTGTACATCGTCTTTTTCCCCTCGCTCGGGATCATGTTCGAGACGTTCCAGACGTTCAGCGGCCGGCGGATCGTCGGCCGCAAGTGGGTCATCGTCTCGATGATCCTTGTGGCCGTCCAGTCGTTTCTCGTCTGGATGCACCACATGTTCCTGACGACCATCAACCTCGAGATCAAGACGCTGATGATGGCCACGACCATCGGGATCTCGCTTCCCTTCGACCTGATGGTCTTCGCGTTGATCTACACGATGGTCAAAGGCCGCGTGCAGTTCACCACGCCGTTTCTCTACGCGCTGGGTGCGCTCGTGCTCTTTATCATCGGCGGCATCACTGGCGTCTTCCTCGGGGCCATCGTCCTCGACTACGAGTTCCGCGGCACCTACTGGGTCGTCGCCCACTTCCACTACGTGATGGTCTCGGGCGTCACCGCGCTCGTCGCCGGGCTGTTCTACTGGTGGCCGAAGATCAGCGGGAAGATGTACTCCGAGACGCTGGGCAAACTCAGCTTCGCCGCCCACTTCGTCGGCTTCAACCTGCTCTACTTCCCGATGTTCCTCGCCTGGGAGACCCCCCGGCGGGTCTTTCACTTCGCCGAGGGACTCACCCTCTACCACCAGCTCGCGACCGTCGGCGCGTTCGTCTTCGGCCTCTCGTTCCTGCTCGTGTTCGTCACGCTCGCCCACAGCCTGCTGTACGGCCCCGACGCGCCCGACAACCCCTGGGAGTTCTCCCGGACCGCCGAGTGGGCCGTTCCGTCACCCCCGCCGCTCGAGAGCTTCGAGAAGCGTCCGACGTACGCGAGCGGCCGCCTCGAGTTCGTCGACGACACGCCGACGGCGACCGACGGCGGCTCCGGTGGCGCGTCCGAGGCCGACGGTGGGACCAGCGAGGCGACAATCCCCGGTCCGGCTCACGGGGCGTTCGGCGACGACGTCCACATGGACCACGCCAGCATCTGGCCGGTGTGTATCGCGGCCGGCTTCTTCGTCTTCTTCCTCGGGCTCGGGGGACTCACGCCGCTGTTCGAGTCGTTCCAGGACCCCGAGGTCCCGATGAGCGCCGTCGGAGTCCTCTACCCATCCCTGACGGTCCTCGGGCTCGCGGTCCTCGCCGTCGCGCTCTTCAAGTTCGGCGTCGAGGAGTTCCACGCCCCGGAGATGGCGATCGCCGAGCGCTGGCCGTTCGAGGACATCGAGTCGTCGAAACTCGGCGTCTGGATCTTCCTCGCCTCCGACGTCGTCGTCTTCGGCGCGGTCATCGGCGCGTACATTTTCATGCGCCTGCACGTCGGCTGGGGGGAGTGGGATCCCGTGCCGCCCGCCGCCTGGCCGGGCCTGCTCAACACGTACGTCCTGCTCACCTCGAGTTTCACCGTCGTCATGGCGCTCGTGATGGCCGAGCGACGGAACAAACGCGGCCTGCTGCTGAGCCTGGGAGCGACGCTCACACTCGGACTGATCTTCCTCGGCGTCAAGGCCTGGGAGTACTCCGAGAAGTTCGCCGAGGGCGAATACTGGTTCACCGGCCTCCAGTACTCGCTGTACTACGTGACGACGGGGCTCCACGCCCTGCACGTCATCCTGGGGATGTGCATCGGCCTCTTCCTCCTCTACCGCGTCGTCTCGATCGACGCCTACCTCGAGGACCACCGCCCCGTGGAGTTCTTCGGCCTCTACTGGCACTTCGTCGACATCGTCTGGGTCATCCTCTTCCCGCTGTTCTACCTCATGTGA
- a CDS encoding TlpA family protein disulfide reductase, giving the protein MSLETMRPTPTWDAASYEDTVDTLAAHRDELTYKIWGGDWCKDCRALLPDFGAALEAAAVPDERIEEFALDQDKQGPEVEAYDVEYIPTIVVERDDGEEVARFVESESLPPAVYLADRIDAELE; this is encoded by the coding sequence ATGAGTCTCGAGACCATGCGTCCGACGCCGACGTGGGACGCCGCGTCGTACGAGGATACCGTCGACACTCTGGCCGCCCACCGCGACGAACTCACGTACAAGATCTGGGGTGGTGACTGGTGCAAGGACTGTCGTGCACTGTTGCCCGACTTCGGGGCCGCCCTCGAGGCGGCCGCAGTTCCGGACGAGCGGATCGAGGAGTTCGCCCTCGACCAGGACAAGCAGGGACCCGAGGTCGAAGCGTACGACGTCGAGTACATTCCGACCATCGTCGTCGAGCGTGACGACGGCGAGGAGGTGGCCCGGTTCGTCGAGAGCGAGTCCCTCCCGCCGGCCGTCTACCTGGCCGACCGGATCGACGCCGAACTCGAGTGA
- a CDS encoding heavy metal translocating P-type ATPase: MTADGSRAGACDLCGRPTADAAVVDDGVAFCCVGCRDVHRTLEEPDGSVPRANEPGTNAGEEPGPEGIERTFLRVDGMHCATCETYLESLAAAREGVVDAEASYVTETVRVDYDPERLSKPELRDALSRTGYTAYLREEVSGADEDEGPTIRAREMTGLRSRRAWDMLEGRYVAGVVFGTFVLLQYVAVLYPTHLWFFYDEAILEVLHSALTSRAAFMFFLVIFTLTGFVLWFTGMPLLRGAYVSLKLRRPNTDLLVAVTAVAAYGYSLLAIALRRTDLYFDLTIAIVVVVMTAVYYEAAVKRRAMDQLTELTISQVEEARVVDADGSTAVVPVEAVEPGDRVLVRTGERVPIDGRLLEGTCTVDEAVVTGETLPIGKRAGEELIGGSVVTNGPAVLAVGPAATSSIDRLTTLVWSLQSADHGVRRRADRVAARLVPAVVGLALLVGLGALAVGAGGVGALLAALTTLLVASPWVVGLATPLSVATSIQEASERGIVVFDETVFERLRGIDVVVFDKTGTLTTGRMDVLEADAPDELLEAAGRLERRASHPAAAAIATAFSPDGAMDRATRTDGGMSEGTDDGRRIVDVESHATGIEGTVDGRSVLVGHPDLFAARGWAVDDSIAVQVADARGFGRLPVVVGRDGEAEGVIVVGDEPRAGWEETLDGLRERGIDVVVLTGDDEAATTFFDRHPAVEHVFAGVPPEGKTETIRRLRAEGCVAMVGDGTNDAPALATADLGISLGSGTALASDAADVAIVADDLESVATAFDLSSAARRRLRWNVGLALSYNAIVLPIAVVGLLNPVIAAAATISSVVLVVGNASRDLVDG, translated from the coding sequence GTGACCGCTGACGGCTCTCGGGCCGGCGCGTGTGACCTGTGCGGACGGCCGACGGCCGATGCGGCCGTCGTCGACGACGGCGTGGCGTTCTGCTGTGTCGGCTGTCGCGACGTCCACCGGACGCTCGAGGAGCCGGACGGATCGGTTCCCAGGGCGAACGAGCCGGGGACGAACGCCGGCGAGGAGCCGGGGCCGGAAGGGATCGAGCGTACGTTCCTCCGGGTCGACGGGATGCACTGTGCGACCTGCGAGACGTACCTCGAGTCACTCGCGGCGGCCCGCGAGGGAGTCGTCGACGCCGAGGCGAGTTACGTCACAGAGACGGTGCGGGTCGACTACGACCCCGAACGACTCTCGAAGCCGGAGCTCCGGGACGCGCTGAGTCGGACCGGCTACACGGCGTACCTGCGCGAGGAGGTATCGGGAGCCGACGAGGACGAGGGGCCCACGATTCGCGCCCGGGAGATGACGGGACTGCGCAGCCGGCGGGCGTGGGACATGCTCGAGGGGCGGTACGTTGCGGGCGTCGTCTTCGGCACGTTCGTCCTGCTGCAGTACGTGGCCGTCCTCTACCCGACGCACCTCTGGTTCTTCTACGACGAGGCCATCCTCGAGGTTCTCCACAGCGCACTCACGAGCCGGGCGGCGTTCATGTTCTTCCTCGTGATCTTCACCCTGACCGGCTTCGTGCTCTGGTTCACCGGCATGCCGCTGCTGCGCGGGGCGTACGTCAGCCTGAAGCTGCGTCGGCCGAACACGGATCTGCTCGTCGCCGTCACTGCGGTGGCCGCTTACGGCTACAGCCTGCTGGCGATTGCCCTCCGGCGGACGGACCTCTACTTCGACCTGACGATCGCGATCGTCGTCGTCGTGATGACGGCGGTCTACTACGAGGCGGCGGTCAAGCGGCGGGCGATGGACCAGCTCACCGAGCTCACGATCTCGCAGGTCGAGGAGGCCCGGGTGGTCGACGCGGACGGCTCGACCGCTGTCGTTCCCGTCGAGGCCGTCGAACCTGGCGACCGGGTGCTCGTCCGGACGGGCGAACGGGTGCCGATCGACGGCCGGCTGCTCGAGGGGACGTGTACGGTCGACGAGGCGGTCGTGACCGGGGAGACCCTGCCGATCGGCAAGCGGGCCGGCGAGGAGCTGATCGGCGGCTCGGTCGTGACGAACGGCCCGGCCGTCCTCGCGGTCGGTCCGGCGGCGACCAGCAGCATCGACCGGCTCACGACGCTCGTGTGGAGCCTCCAGAGCGCCGACCACGGCGTCAGGCGGCGCGCCGACCGGGTGGCGGCGCGGCTCGTCCCGGCCGTCGTCGGCCTCGCGCTACTCGTCGGCCTCGGCGCGCTCGCAGTCGGAGCTGGTGGCGTCGGTGCGCTGCTCGCCGCGCTGACCACGCTGCTCGTCGCCTCGCCATGGGTGGTCGGGCTGGCCACGCCGCTGTCGGTCGCGACGAGCATCCAGGAGGCGAGTGAGCGTGGGATCGTCGTCTTCGACGAGACCGTCTTCGAGCGCCTGCGCGGGATCGACGTCGTCGTCTTCGACAAGACGGGCACCCTCACGACGGGACGGATGGACGTCCTCGAGGCCGACGCGCCCGACGAGCTGCTCGAGGCCGCGGGACGGCTCGAGCGGCGGGCGAGCCACCCCGCGGCGGCGGCGATCGCGACGGCGTTTAGCCCGGACGGGGCGATGGATCGAGCTACACGGACCGACGGCGGCATGAGCGAGGGGACGGACGACGGTCGTCGAATCGTCGACGTCGAGAGCCACGCGACCGGCATCGAGGGGACCGTCGACGGCCGGTCGGTGCTCGTCGGCCACCCCGATCTCTTCGCGGCACGGGGGTGGGCGGTCGACGACTCGATCGCGGTGCAGGTGGCGGACGCCCGCGGCTTCGGCCGGCTGCCGGTCGTCGTCGGTCGCGACGGTGAGGCCGAGGGCGTCATCGTCGTCGGCGACGAGCCGCGAGCCGGCTGGGAGGAAACCCTCGATGGATTGCGCGAGCGGGGAATCGACGTCGTCGTCCTCACCGGCGACGACGAGGCGGCGACCACGTTCTTCGACCGTCACCCGGCGGTCGAGCACGTCTTCGCGGGCGTCCCGCCCGAGGGAAAGACGGAGACGATCCGCCGACTCCGGGCCGAGGGGTGCGTCGCGATGGTCGGCGACGGGACGAACGACGCGCCAGCGCTGGCGACGGCCGACCTGGGAATCTCCCTGGGCAGCGGAACCGCGCTGGCCTCCGACGCCGCCGACGTCGCCATCGTTGCCGACGACCTCGAGTCGGTCGCGACGGCGTTCGATCTCTCGAGCGCGGCCCGGCGGCGCCTGCGGTGGAACGTCGGACTGGCGCTCAGCTACAACGCGATCGTGCTCCCGATCGCGGTCGTCGGGCTGTTGAATCCCGTGATCGCCGCAGCGGCAACGATCTCGAGCGTGGTGCTCGTCGTCGGGAACGCCTCGCGGGACCTCGTCGACGGGTAG
- a CDS encoding MazG-like family protein, with amino-acid sequence MDDQRRVAAFVEAHDLECDPEYRLLDLVSEVGELAKEVNGSTGYGSTPEDLEVATDEVGDVYFTLLAAADALDIDVGEALEVALEKYRGRLETAETPGSGE; translated from the coding sequence ATGGACGACCAACGACGCGTCGCGGCGTTCGTCGAAGCGCACGACCTCGAGTGTGACCCCGAGTACCGGCTGCTCGACCTCGTCTCGGAGGTCGGCGAACTCGCCAAGGAAGTGAACGGATCGACCGGCTACGGATCGACGCCCGAGGACCTCGAGGTGGCGACCGACGAGGTCGGCGACGTCTACTTCACGCTGCTCGCGGCCGCCGACGCCCTCGATATCGACGTCGGTGAAGCGCTGGAGGTCGCCCTCGAGAAGTATCGGGGACGACTCGAGACGGCCGAGACGCCGGGCTCGGGCGAGTGA
- a CDS encoding cupin domain-containing protein: MSYTKVNYEEVEQVSNAMHFLGEPLETEQVGVTIARCDPGWNSMPHDHTDNDHEEVYVLIEGAATVVIDDDDVEMETGDAVWISPESTRQIKNGDAESAFVLVSAPSISDEDAESGDWPFTGLTG, from the coding sequence ATGTCGTACACGAAGGTCAACTACGAGGAGGTCGAGCAGGTCTCCAACGCGATGCACTTTCTGGGGGAGCCACTCGAGACCGAACAGGTCGGGGTGACCATCGCCCGCTGTGACCCTGGCTGGAACAGCATGCCCCACGACCACACCGACAACGATCACGAGGAGGTCTACGTCCTCATCGAGGGAGCGGCGACGGTCGTCATCGACGACGACGACGTCGAGATGGAGACCGGCGACGCGGTCTGGATCTCGCCGGAGTCGACGCGCCAGATCAAAAACGGCGATGCAGAGAGCGCGTTCGTCCTCGTCAGCGCCCCGAGCATCAGTGACGAGGACGCAGAGAGCGGCGACTGGCCGTTCACCGGGCTCACCGGCTGA
- a CDS encoding HD domain-containing protein — protein MLCERVRPIARSYFDERVLPAHDWHHVERVEVLADRLTAERSNIDETVLGAAVLLHDVGRPAEDAGEIDDHAAWGAREARRILDDLEVDVDAETIDAVYHCIRAHRYSNDVEPETPEAKVLSDADNLDALGAIGVARTFAHGGELGTPIHDPNLPADADDSAAGCTSANHLQKKILRLRDRMYTEEGRALAEERHAFVQTFVERLEAEVAGER, from the coding sequence ATGCTCTGCGAGCGCGTCCGCCCTATCGCCCGATCGTACTTCGACGAGCGCGTCCTCCCCGCACACGACTGGCACCACGTCGAACGCGTCGAGGTGTTGGCCGACCGGCTGACCGCCGAGCGATCCAATATCGACGAGACGGTCCTCGGCGCCGCCGTCTTGCTCCACGACGTCGGTCGCCCCGCCGAAGACGCCGGCGAGATCGACGACCACGCCGCGTGGGGTGCTCGGGAAGCCCGCCGAATCCTCGACGACCTCGAGGTCGACGTCGACGCGGAGACGATCGACGCCGTCTATCACTGCATCCGGGCTCACCGGTACTCGAACGACGTCGAACCCGAGACGCCCGAGGCGAAAGTGCTCTCGGACGCCGACAACCTCGACGCGCTCGGCGCGATCGGCGTCGCCCGGACGTTCGCCCACGGCGGCGAGCTGGGGACGCCGATCCACGACCCCAACTTGCCCGCCGACGCGGACGACTCCGCCGCGGGATGCACGAGCGCGAACCACCTGCAAAAGAAGATCCTGCGGCTCCGCGACCGGATGTACACCGAGGAAGGACGCGCCCTGGCCGAAGAGCGCCACGCGTTCGTCCAGACGTTCGTCGAGCGGCTCGAGGCGGAGGTCGCCGGTGAACGGTAG